In one Leptospira fletcheri genomic region, the following are encoded:
- a CDS encoding alpha-glucosidase, giving the protein MAPMNSARSSSTVSIRKAANRKPAKTGKKTSRTRKSSPDWWKNAVIYQIYPRSFRDANGDGIGDLEGIIRKLDYLNDGTPNSLGIDAIWLSPIYPSPMFDFGYDISDYENIDPIFGDLDTFKRLLKEAHKRNIRIIMDLVANHTSHLHPWFIESRSSKDNPKRNWYIWKAPEKGGPPNNWMGTFGGRAWTLDQTTGEYYYHSFLSEQPDLNWRNPEVKKAIFGMVKNWLDMGVDGFRLDVVNLFMKDEHFRSNPRKRWIARPFDQQDHIFDRDRPEMHGILKDLRKLLDSYGDRMSVGEVMMEPPGTSILPASYYGDDGDELHMAFNFAFFHTPWKAERFREVIKEWEKCLREKGWPNYTLSNHDFRRHVTRYSKGSETIPRAKIAALMLLTLRGTPFLYYGEELGMLDERVPKNRIQDPVGKRYWPFYPSRDNCRLPMCWSADKNGGFGSADPWLPVFSQYETVNVETQSRNMDSLLNFYRKLIWLRKGNEVLQKGSLALDYDSPPGVLKYTREYEKKKCLVILNFENESKKIVANANRTAKVLVSTHRKPEKMEIPVVFQIAPYEGLVLEY; this is encoded by the coding sequence ATGGCTCCTATGAACTCGGCGCGCAGTTCCTCCACGGTTTCTATTAGAAAAGCGGCAAACCGAAAACCGGCAAAAACCGGCAAAAAAACTTCCAGGACTAGGAAGTCCTCTCCCGATTGGTGGAAGAATGCGGTCATCTATCAGATTTATCCTCGTAGTTTTCGCGACGCTAACGGGGACGGAATCGGGGATTTGGAAGGGATCATCCGTAAGCTGGATTATCTGAACGACGGGACACCGAATTCTCTAGGCATAGACGCGATCTGGCTTTCTCCCATCTATCCTTCTCCCATGTTCGATTTCGGATACGATATTTCCGATTACGAAAATATAGATCCGATTTTCGGAGATCTGGACACCTTCAAACGTCTATTAAAAGAAGCGCATAAACGAAATATCCGGATCATAATGGATCTGGTTGCCAATCACACCTCCCATCTTCATCCATGGTTCATAGAAAGCAGATCCTCCAAAGACAATCCCAAAAGGAATTGGTACATCTGGAAAGCTCCGGAAAAGGGAGGGCCTCCCAATAATTGGATGGGAACCTTCGGAGGGAGAGCCTGGACTCTGGACCAGACCACGGGAGAATATTATTATCATTCTTTTCTATCGGAACAACCCGACTTGAATTGGCGGAATCCCGAAGTAAAAAAGGCCATCTTCGGAATGGTCAAAAACTGGCTGGATATGGGCGTGGACGGCTTCCGGCTGGACGTGGTGAATCTTTTCATGAAGGACGAGCACTTCCGCAGCAATCCGAGAAAGCGGTGGATCGCGAGACCCTTCGACCAACAGGATCACATTTTCGACAGGGATAGACCGGAGATGCACGGCATTCTGAAGGATCTCCGGAAGCTTCTGGATTCGTACGGAGATCGTATGTCCGTCGGCGAGGTTATGATGGAACCTCCCGGTACGAGTATTCTTCCCGCCTCTTATTACGGTGACGACGGCGACGAACTTCATATGGCGTTTAACTTCGCCTTTTTTCATACTCCTTGGAAGGCCGAAAGGTTTCGCGAGGTCATCAAGGAATGGGAAAAATGCCTTCGAGAAAAAGGGTGGCCCAATTATACCCTGAGCAATCACGATTTTAGACGTCATGTCACCAGATATTCCAAGGGATCGGAAACGATTCCGAGGGCAAAGATCGCCGCTCTTATGCTTCTCACGTTACGCGGAACACCTTTTCTATACTATGGAGAGGAATTGGGAATGCTCGACGAAAGAGTACCCAAGAATCGGATCCAGGATCCGGTGGGAAAACGCTATTGGCCTTTCTATCCCAGCCGCGACAATTGCAGGCTTCCTATGTGCTGGTCCGCGGATAAGAACGGAGGTTTCGGCTCTGCGGATCCTTGGCTTCCCGTTTTTTCCCAATACGAAACCGTAAACGTGGAGACCCAGTCCAGAAACATGGACAGTCTCCTGAACTTTTACAGGAAGTTGATCTGGTTGAGAAAAGGTAACGAGGTTTTACAAAAAGGAAGCCTTGCCTTGGACTACGACTCTCCTCCCGGGGTTCTGAAATACACGAGAGAATATGAGAAGAAGAAATGTCTCGTGATTTTGAACTTCGAAAACGAATCCAAGAAGATCGTAGCGAACGCGAATCGCACGGCTAAAGTGTTGGTTTCCACGCATCGAAAACCCGAAAAGATGGAAATTCCCGTCGTTTTCCAGATCGCTCCTTATGAAGGTTTGGTTTTGGAATATTGA
- a CDS encoding acyl-CoA dehydrogenase family protein: MNHPLRLAENPGLAPYDVSSYRGNRGKNFYDLDKVLQRMVERYSADYEPAHKRALALHLQGYGHIVGGILDELTEASHKEGKYGEIVKYDRAGNRIDLVVYSPEQKLSRKISYEYGIVNLDFHDEWKFPFTDLHRYSLAYLANQNGEGGMTCPLAMTEGMINVLKAIGTEEQKKKYLPLVAGKDSPSHFMAGQYVTERVGGSNVGANRTVATKGENGKWILNGEKWFCSNPGDLWVTTAKIEGTDTVGLFLVPRIKDNGELNGHHILRKKDIIGSKGKLTVEVVYEDVEAEALGRPAHGIANLIRYVIRTSRVHVAVAAAGMSRRAFMEALEYSRFRMAYGKKIKDFPAYSRELAELRILYAIQVLLIFRGIDWSGKGVLAEQLTTPLMKYKTSSLSSQITHRAIMALGGSGIIGDYTCLPRLHNDCIINETWEGTHLIITDHALGAMNRAKIRDSFILEVGKNFEEAEKYGELKSVAELGKTLLSRWAKDLEEKPREWKETYRVDLSDLAFGALGLSEFLEQAVHDRKEGNRSSLFDSFAKGFAGYLYRTLPEAKGDYETMKLEQEEITKIVEW; this comes from the coding sequence ATGAATCATCCTCTTCGTCTCGCCGAAAATCCGGGATTGGCTCCTTATGACGTCTCTTCTTATCGCGGAAACCGGGGTAAGAATTTCTACGACCTCGATAAGGTATTGCAGAGAATGGTGGAAAGATATTCCGCCGATTACGAACCGGCTCATAAAAGGGCGCTCGCGTTGCACTTACAGGGTTACGGTCATATCGTAGGCGGCATTCTGGACGAACTCACCGAAGCTTCCCACAAGGAAGGAAAATACGGGGAAATCGTAAAATACGATCGCGCCGGCAATCGCATCGATCTGGTCGTCTATTCCCCGGAGCAGAAGTTGTCCCGTAAGATCTCCTACGAATACGGAATCGTAAATTTAGATTTCCATGATGAATGGAAATTTCCTTTTACGGACCTTCATAGATACTCTCTCGCGTATTTGGCTAATCAAAACGGGGAAGGGGGAATGACCTGTCCTCTTGCCATGACGGAAGGGATGATCAACGTACTCAAAGCGATCGGAACCGAAGAGCAGAAGAAGAAGTATCTTCCCTTGGTCGCCGGAAAAGATTCCCCTTCGCATTTTATGGCCGGTCAATATGTGACCGAACGAGTGGGGGGAAGCAACGTAGGCGCCAACCGAACCGTCGCGACGAAGGGCGAAAACGGCAAATGGATTCTTAACGGAGAAAAATGGTTCTGCTCGAATCCGGGAGACCTTTGGGTTACGACTGCAAAGATAGAAGGGACGGATACGGTCGGACTTTTTCTCGTTCCTCGCATCAAGGATAACGGGGAACTGAACGGCCACCATATCCTTCGGAAAAAAGACATTATCGGTTCCAAGGGTAAATTGACCGTAGAGGTGGTTTACGAGGACGTGGAAGCGGAAGCCCTGGGAAGGCCGGCTCACGGAATCGCCAACTTAATACGCTACGTTATCCGAACTTCTCGCGTTCACGTGGCCGTAGCTGCGGCAGGTATGTCCCGGAGAGCTTTTATGGAGGCCCTCGAATACTCCCGCTTTAGGATGGCCTATGGCAAAAAAATCAAGGATTTTCCCGCTTACTCCAGAGAGTTGGCGGAATTGAGAATCCTGTATGCGATTCAGGTACTATTGATTTTCCGCGGAATCGACTGGAGCGGAAAGGGAGTCCTAGCGGAGCAATTGACCACTCCCTTGATGAAATACAAAACCTCTTCCTTATCCTCCCAAATCACTCATCGGGCGATCATGGCCTTAGGCGGCTCGGGGATTATCGGAGATTATACTTGTTTGCCTAGACTTCACAACGATTGCATCATTAACGAAACTTGGGAGGGGACCCATTTAATCATCACCGATCACGCGTTAGGCGCAATGAATCGCGCTAAGATTCGCGATTCTTTCATCCTGGAAGTGGGAAAGAATTTCGAAGAGGCCGAAAAATACGGTGAATTGAAGTCGGTCGCGGAACTCGGAAAAACTCTTCTTTCCCGCTGGGCCAAAGATTTGGAAGAGAAGCCTAGAGAATGGAAAGAAACTTATCGAGTGGATCTGTCCGACTTGGCCTTCGGTGCTCTGGGGTTGTCGGAATTTCTGGAACAGGCCGTCCATGATCGTAAAGAGGGGAATCGATCCTCCTTATTCGATTCGTTTGCGAAAGGATTTGCCGGCTATCTGTACCGCACTCTTCCCGAAGCGAAAGGCGATTATGAAACGATGAAACTGGAACAGGAAGAGATAACGAAAATCGTAGAGTGGTAA
- the trxA gene encoding thioredoxin, translating into MPGSFDELISTHDKPVLVDFWATWCGPCKMVAPELEKFAQAHKGQLTVVKVDIDEKPEIAQKYGILSVPTLMLFKSGQIAEKVIGAIPQAQMEKVFGPKLA; encoded by the coding sequence TTGCCTGGTTCTTTTGACGAACTGATCAGCACTCACGACAAACCGGTTCTTGTGGATTTTTGGGCTACTTGGTGCGGCCCTTGTAAAATGGTGGCTCCCGAACTGGAAAAATTCGCCCAAGCCCACAAAGGACAGTTGACTGTCGTAAAAGTGGACATTGACGAAAAACCGGAGATCGCCCAAAAATACGGTATTCTCTCTGTGCCGACCCTGATGCTTTTTAAGTCGGGTCAAATCGCGGAAAAAGTGATAGGCGCCATTCCTCAGGCTCAGATGGAAAAAGTCTTCGGACCTAAACTTGCCTAA
- a CDS encoding TIGR01777 family oxidoreductase produces the protein MRIGISGGTGLIGSLLALRLKAEGHKVRIFSRSGKLPYRLQRSSEWDVRIGNGPSPADLSGLDVLINFAGEPIAGVRWTDEVRQKIRTSRIESTRTIVDRISALGDSGPKALFNASAVGIYGSYESSTPPFTESTPPAEDELGRLCSDWEAEALRAESFGIRTVLLRTGVVLSTEGGALATMLPAFRLFAGGPIGSGHQILSWIHIEDQLAAILFLLRREEAKGAFNLVSPEPVSNEQFSKTLGQVLNRPSFTRVPAFALKLAFGDGALVATHGQRVLPKRLSDLGYKFRYPNLEGALRSLLG, from the coding sequence ATGCGAATCGGAATTTCCGGAGGAACCGGACTCATCGGATCCTTGTTAGCGCTGCGTCTCAAAGCGGAAGGCCATAAGGTCCGGATTTTTAGCCGGAGCGGCAAACTTCCCTATCGCCTGCAAAGATCTTCCGAATGGGACGTCCGGATCGGAAACGGTCCGAGTCCAGCGGACCTATCGGGCCTCGATGTTCTGATCAATTTTGCAGGAGAACCCATCGCGGGAGTGAGATGGACGGACGAAGTCCGGCAAAAAATCCGAACTTCCAGAATAGAAAGCACAAGAACCATTGTGGATCGGATCTCCGCCTTGGGAGATTCCGGCCCTAAAGCGCTATTCAATGCTTCCGCAGTCGGAATCTACGGTTCGTACGAATCTTCTACTCCGCCTTTTACGGAAAGCACCCCTCCCGCCGAGGACGAGCTGGGAAGGTTATGCTCGGACTGGGAAGCCGAGGCGCTTCGTGCGGAGTCCTTCGGAATTCGGACCGTTTTACTGAGAACCGGAGTGGTTCTTTCCACAGAGGGGGGCGCTTTGGCGACGATGCTTCCTGCCTTCCGTCTATTTGCCGGCGGACCGATCGGATCCGGTCACCAAATTCTTTCCTGGATTCATATCGAAGACCAACTTGCAGCAATCCTTTTCCTTTTACGACGGGAAGAAGCCAAGGGCGCATTCAATTTGGTTTCTCCGGAACCCGTTTCCAACGAGCAATTCAGCAAAACCCTTGGACAGGTTTTGAACCGACCTTCCTTTACCCGGGTCCCTGCTTTTGCGTTAAAACTTGCGTTTGGAGACGGCGCTCTGGTCGCCACCCACGGGCAAAGAGTGCTTCCGAAACGACTTTCGGACCTTGGATACAAGTTTCGGTATCCGAATTTGGAAGGAGCTCTCCGCAGTTTACTAGGCTGA
- a CDS encoding tetratricopeptide repeat protein — MEKKNPSRQIPTKRRIYSEILKENYTFALTLIDRELAEHGKDPELLYNFAICCSRTANHKKCISVLEELLEEFPRFSERDNAFRLIIFSLINVGKYGEAIQKTDERLKLAVDDIMLLSLKAAAQEKSGDVKSAIETHLRILRLRPDHRNSLNSAAYLLVEGRDPNPEELRTATENIKRAVQLDPDNPAYLDSLGVLLSKLGKEKEARTAFEKALRRSPAQDTILEHLKKLTRSSEQGT; from the coding sequence TTGGAAAAGAAAAACCCCTCAAGGCAGATTCCCACAAAGCGCAGGATCTACTCCGAGATCTTAAAGGAGAACTATACGTTCGCCCTTACCTTGATCGACAGGGAATTGGCGGAACACGGAAAAGATCCGGAACTACTATATAACTTCGCCATCTGCTGTTCCCGAACCGCGAATCACAAAAAATGCATATCGGTTTTGGAGGAACTCCTGGAGGAATTTCCCCGGTTTTCCGAAAGGGACAACGCCTTTCGATTGATCATCTTTTCCCTAATCAACGTCGGAAAATACGGGGAAGCGATCCAAAAGACGGACGAAAGGTTGAAACTGGCGGTGGACGATATCATGTTGCTTTCTCTCAAGGCGGCAGCCCAGGAAAAATCCGGAGACGTCAAATCGGCGATAGAGACTCATCTCCGAATCCTTCGTCTCCGACCGGATCACAGGAACAGCTTAAATTCGGCAGCCTACTTGCTTGTGGAAGGAAGGGATCCGAATCCGGAGGAACTGCGAACCGCCACCGAAAATATAAAACGCGCCGTTCAATTGGATCCGGACAACCCGGCGTATCTGGATTCGCTGGGAGTGCTTCTTTCCAAATTAGGAAAAGAAAAAGAGGCAAGAACGGCGTTCGAAAAGGCCCTGCGTAGATCGCCCGCCCAAGATACGATTTTGGAACATCTCAAAAAACTGACTCGAAGCTCCGAACAAGGGACTTGA
- the surE gene encoding 5'/3'-nucleotidase SurE: MNILITNDDGISSQGILALEKVLSKEHDTFLIAPLKEKSAKSMALSIYDSLRVEKINSNHYIVDGYPVDCVNIGIHGRIFPKIDLVISGINRGVNMGYDVHYSGTVGAARHAAIHNIRGMAVSSGNSDKHYDYMPEAELVRDMIRLWKDDMKSGTVYNVNIPAKFRHSTEDVEIVRLGKRTYVDTYHSTPIIGDIAEFYLGGSDLGFIPEPDTDFEAFYKDKVTLTPLSLDQTDSDGLAEFKRSIGLHSH; the protein is encoded by the coding sequence ATGAATATCCTAATCACGAATGACGACGGAATCTCCTCTCAGGGCATATTGGCGCTCGAGAAGGTTCTAAGCAAGGAACACGACACGTTCCTGATCGCTCCGTTAAAGGAAAAATCCGCAAAGTCCATGGCTCTGAGCATTTACGACTCCCTGCGGGTGGAAAAGATCAACTCCAACCACTATATAGTGGACGGATACCCGGTGGATTGCGTGAATATCGGAATCCACGGACGTATTTTTCCTAAGATAGATCTGGTAATCTCCGGAATCAATCGCGGCGTGAACATGGGATACGACGTGCATTATTCCGGAACTGTCGGCGCTGCAAGGCACGCGGCTATCCATAATATCCGCGGTATGGCCGTCAGCTCGGGAAATTCGGATAAGCACTACGATTATATGCCGGAAGCCGAACTCGTTCGGGATATGATCCGCCTCTGGAAGGATGACATGAAATCGGGAACCGTTTACAACGTCAACATTCCCGCAAAATTCCGGCATTCTACGGAAGACGTGGAGATCGTCCGCTTAGGCAAGAGGACCTATGTGGATACCTATCATTCTACTCCGATTATCGGGGACATCGCCGAGTTCTATCTAGGCGGTTCGGATCTAGGTTTTATACCTGAGCCAGATACTGATTTCGAAGCCTTTTATAAGGATAAGGTGACTCTTACTCCCCTAAGTTTGGATCAGACGGATTCGGATGGATTAGCAGAATTTAAGCGTAGTATCGGACTCCATTCTCATTAA
- the sppA gene encoding signal peptide peptidase SppA encodes MDRNRLALAVTFVITVLAVFVGLINLLSSLSPSKLSRIEGSSGFGTERIGAALIKIEGEIHSGQSGYDSAGAQTILEQLRSIESDPNIVGILLEVNSPGGSVGASQEIYRELMYLRKEKNKKIVVSMKDIAASGGYYISAAADKIFALGGTLTGSIGVIAIAPNIKGLLDRYGVKVKTYKEGKYKDSLSLFRDSTAEEDAIIQKMLADTYEEFIEDVSKGRNQTVKFVSSLAEGRVYSGQDAFRNKLVDDIGGRREALSELSKLCNYDGILPLYEEEPNPWDRFFHLLQAKAGVFSGEKILLQELKRSPVLVLYPQAMAW; translated from the coding sequence GTGGATCGAAACCGTCTCGCCTTAGCCGTAACATTTGTAATAACCGTCCTCGCCGTATTCGTAGGACTCATCAATCTACTCTCCAGTCTCAGCCCGTCCAAGCTCTCTCGAATCGAAGGAAGTTCGGGTTTCGGCACGGAGCGGATCGGAGCGGCCCTGATCAAAATCGAAGGAGAAATCCACTCCGGACAATCCGGTTACGATAGCGCAGGAGCTCAAACTATTCTGGAACAGTTACGTTCCATAGAAAGCGACCCGAATATCGTCGGGATTCTTTTGGAAGTGAATTCTCCCGGAGGAAGCGTAGGTGCCTCCCAAGAGATTTACAGAGAATTAATGTATCTTCGAAAAGAAAAAAATAAGAAGATCGTCGTTTCGATGAAGGACATCGCCGCCTCGGGAGGGTATTACATCTCCGCGGCCGCCGACAAAATATTCGCGTTAGGCGGAACCCTTACGGGATCCATAGGCGTGATCGCGATCGCCCCGAATATAAAAGGACTGCTGGACCGGTACGGAGTAAAGGTAAAAACATACAAAGAGGGAAAATACAAGGACTCGCTTTCCCTGTTTCGGGATAGTACTGCGGAAGAGGACGCAATCATTCAAAAAATGTTGGCGGATACCTATGAGGAGTTCATCGAGGACGTTTCCAAAGGAAGAAACCAAACGGTAAAATTCGTGTCCTCTCTCGCGGAAGGAAGAGTTTATTCCGGACAGGACGCGTTCCGAAATAAATTAGTCGACGATATCGGCGGCCGCAGAGAAGCCCTATCCGAACTTTCCAAACTTTGTAACTACGACGGAATCCTGCCCTTGTACGAGGAAGAGCCAAATCCCTGGGACAGATTCTTTCATCTATTACAGGCAAAAGCGGGAGTATTTTCGGGGGAGAAGATCCTTTTACAGGAGCTGAAACGTTCCCCCGTTCTCGTGCTATATCCTCAGGCAATGGCGTGGTAG
- a CDS encoding Acg family FMN-binding oxidoreductase produces the protein MDSFSRRSFLKRAIGVGTVLTVSEFLEACSAVTDRNFGPKGSDPYANSESMKYNRPILKALNVGITAPNPHNVQPWKFEILDDLSANLYVDENRLLLDTDPPTRQIHIGQGTFLETLAIGSTRLGFKAEIEMFPKGKYETKDIGKKPVAKIRLLPNSGIPADPLAEFIPRRATVRGEYHGDVLNETEFSALLQDAKPNFSRAFLMGVSDFPKVKQAVYSAMEVETNTYQTYEESRVWFRYNDEEINRERDGLSLRGSGVSGLKYFFVRNFFLSPGKESWHSESNRSAGLGMFADQVESSKGFLYLVTKQNRFLDWVLAGRDYARLQLAATKNGYVMHPLSQILQEYHQMDSLRKEFETIVGLKSGEKVQMLVRIGKSGYKFFSPRRELEKMILPAAKKTI, from the coding sequence ATGGATTCTTTTTCCCGCAGATCCTTTTTAAAACGCGCGATCGGTGTCGGAACCGTATTGACAGTTTCCGAATTCTTAGAGGCTTGTTCTGCCGTTACGGACAGAAATTTCGGACCGAAAGGAAGCGATCCCTACGCCAATTCGGAATCGATGAAATACAACCGGCCGATTTTAAAGGCATTGAACGTGGGAATCACCGCCCCGAATCCGCACAATGTCCAGCCCTGGAAATTCGAAATCTTGGACGACCTCTCGGCCAATCTTTATGTGGACGAAAACCGTTTACTCTTGGACACGGATCCGCCGACGAGACAGATCCATATCGGACAGGGAACCTTTTTGGAAACGCTCGCAATCGGTTCCACACGACTGGGCTTTAAAGCGGAGATTGAAATGTTTCCTAAAGGAAAATACGAGACGAAGGATATCGGAAAGAAACCGGTCGCAAAGATTCGCTTGCTCCCGAACTCCGGTATTCCGGCGGATCCTTTGGCCGAGTTCATTCCTCGAAGGGCAACGGTGCGGGGAGAGTATCACGGCGACGTTCTGAATGAAACCGAATTTTCGGCTCTTTTGCAAGACGCGAAACCGAATTTTTCCCGCGCTTTTCTGATGGGGGTCTCCGACTTTCCGAAAGTGAAACAAGCCGTCTATTCCGCGATGGAAGTCGAAACGAATACGTACCAAACATACGAAGAATCCAGGGTTTGGTTCCGATATAACGACGAAGAGATCAATCGGGAACGGGATGGACTTTCTCTTCGAGGTTCCGGAGTGTCCGGTTTGAAGTATTTTTTCGTTCGAAATTTCTTTTTGTCTCCGGGAAAAGAAAGTTGGCATTCCGAAAGCAATCGGTCCGCGGGCTTGGGTATGTTTGCCGATCAGGTGGAAAGTTCCAAGGGATTCCTTTATCTAGTCACAAAACAGAATCGGTTCTTGGACTGGGTTCTTGCGGGAAGGGATTATGCCAGGTTGCAACTCGCCGCGACCAAGAACGGCTACGTCATGCATCCTTTAAGCCAGATCCTGCAGGAATACCATCAGATGGATTCTCTTCGGAAGGAATTCGAAACGATCGTAGGTTTAAAGTCGGGAGAAAAGGTGCAGATGCTCGTTCGTATCGGTAAAAGCGGCTATAAATTTTTCAGCCCGAGAAGGGAGTTGGAAAAAATGATTCTTCCCGCGGCAAAGAAAACAATTTAA
- a CDS encoding DUF3995 domain-containing protein, with product MQDWITSILVAIFVFLGSMHFYWSFGGNWGSDSAIPQLELEGRPAFLPGVFSTFVIGLAFWFTAAWVLGFSQIYPSPLGHRAHRVGLILVGAVFVLRSIGEFRYVGFFKKVKGTKFAYWDSRIYSPLCLLIGFLSFYLSFSY from the coding sequence ATGCAGGATTGGATTACCTCTATACTAGTTGCTATCTTCGTGTTTTTAGGAAGTATGCATTTTTATTGGAGCTTCGGAGGAAATTGGGGTTCGGATTCGGCCATTCCTCAACTAGAGCTGGAAGGACGTCCTGCGTTTCTCCCGGGAGTATTTTCCACGTTCGTCATCGGCCTGGCCTTCTGGTTCACGGCGGCGTGGGTATTGGGTTTCTCCCAAATTTATCCTTCTCCACTAGGACATAGGGCGCATCGCGTAGGTCTGATTCTGGTGGGGGCGGTCTTCGTATTGAGGTCGATCGGAGAGTTTCGATACGTAGGTTTCTTTAAGAAAGTAAAAGGCACGAAGTTCGCGTATTGGGATTCGAGAATTTATTCTCCGCTTTGCCTTTTGATAGGGTTCTTATCTTTCTATCTTTCGTTTTCCTATTGA
- a CDS encoding amidohydrolase family protein: protein MSLFDSHFHIIDPRFPLVPNQGFLPEPFTVADYKAKAEPLGIGGGAVVSGSFQAFDQSYLLEALSILGKTFVGVTQLPASATDEEILALSDAGVRGVRFNVRRGGSEELSRIKELAVRVYDLAAWHVELYIDAKEIDDFLAEVLFSLPKVSIDHVGLSKEGLPIILRLAEKGVRIKATGFGRLDFEVQPVLVKIAGVNPDSLLFGTDLPCTRAPVPFSDNDLNLIRETFEGDMLAKVLSKNARKFYGISV, encoded by the coding sequence ATGTCCTTGTTCGACTCTCATTTTCACATCATAGACCCTAGGTTCCCTTTGGTGCCGAATCAAGGGTTTTTACCGGAGCCGTTCACTGTCGCCGATTATAAGGCGAAAGCGGAACCTCTCGGAATAGGCGGAGGCGCCGTTGTGTCCGGTTCTTTCCAAGCCTTCGACCAATCGTATTTGCTGGAGGCATTGTCGATCTTAGGGAAAACGTTCGTAGGAGTCACGCAACTTCCCGCCTCGGCTACCGACGAGGAAATTCTTGCCCTATCCGACGCCGGTGTGAGGGGAGTTCGTTTTAACGTTAGGCGCGGTGGCTCGGAAGAATTGTCCAGAATCAAGGAACTTGCCGTCAGAGTATACGACCTAGCTGCTTGGCACGTGGAACTATATATCGACGCAAAGGAGATCGACGATTTTCTCGCGGAGGTACTTTTTTCTCTCCCGAAAGTTTCCATAGATCACGTCGGACTCTCCAAGGAAGGGTTGCCGATTATCCTTAGGTTGGCGGAAAAAGGAGTCCGGATCAAAGCCACCGGTTTCGGAAGGTTGGATTTCGAAGTGCAGCCCGTGTTAGTAAAGATCGCGGGAGTAAATCCTGATAGCCTCCTTTTCGGTACCGACCTTCCTTGCACTCGTGCTCCGGTTCCATTTTCAGACAATGACTTAAATCTAATCCGGGAAACTTTCGAGGGAGACATGCTAGCTAAGGTCCTTTCGAAGAACGCGCGTAAGTTCTACGGAATATCCGTATAG
- a CDS encoding lipoprotein LipL41, with protein sequence MKNRIVFFLIGLIAWLSCQRLEVEYPFYPKTPEGRELRHFLKGVRVVGLSVEKPTEEIWGSDLDASQAFIRIVPAKIFEAFSEDSYFKMIDLSKQPDLGNEISLSLTGITENRTKFGELSGAEALLYINVAKPVSECSEELRPDYWAIGILVLQVAASANSKSKHGGRYRSYTPSPHPVQTSDPIMKMTGVRKIILPIEATLVRIDTGESKSVTISKASTIYNSPGAVSCPAMLDSLSQALTESIPELEARLSPKIATEKIRIFTEDEDPEVASYLEEGYLEIKGETPSFLRAKSAWEKADAKASGKCWAAKANLATYYFSRGDFEKASELYESAAKLNVKKEKYLRGLGKTAASAADSDKE encoded by the coding sequence ATGAAGAATAGAATCGTATTTTTTCTTATAGGACTCATCGCGTGGCTATCCTGTCAAAGGCTGGAAGTTGAATATCCCTTTTATCCGAAGACTCCCGAAGGAAGGGAACTCCGTCATTTTCTGAAAGGGGTGCGCGTAGTCGGGTTGTCCGTGGAAAAACCTACGGAAGAGATTTGGGGTTCGGATCTTGATGCAAGCCAGGCGTTTATTCGGATCGTTCCTGCCAAGATTTTCGAAGCGTTTTCGGAAGATTCCTATTTTAAGATGATCGATTTAAGCAAACAGCCTGATTTGGGAAACGAAATAAGCCTGTCATTGACCGGTATTACGGAAAATCGGACGAAATTCGGGGAACTTTCCGGAGCGGAGGCCCTCCTGTACATCAATGTGGCCAAGCCGGTTTCCGAATGTTCCGAGGAATTGCGTCCCGATTATTGGGCGATCGGAATTTTAGTCCTGCAAGTGGCCGCATCGGCCAATTCCAAATCGAAGCACGGAGGAAGATACCGATCCTATACACCTTCGCCGCATCCGGTTCAGACTAGCGATCCCATCATGAAGATGACGGGTGTCCGTAAAATCATTTTGCCGATAGAGGCGACTTTAGTGAGAATCGATACCGGAGAGTCCAAGAGCGTGACGATTTCCAAAGCGTCGACGATCTATAATAGTCCGGGAGCGGTTTCCTGTCCGGCAATGTTGGACTCTCTTTCCCAAGCGCTTACGGAATCCATTCCCGAATTGGAAGCGAGATTATCGCCGAAAATTGCGACCGAAAAAATCCGGATCTTTACCGAAGATGAGGATCCGGAGGTAGCTTCTTATCTGGAGGAAGGCTACCTCGAAATCAAGGGAGAAACTCCCAGCTTTCTAAGGGCAAAATCCGCTTGGGAAAAAGCGGACGCGAAAGCCTCGGGCAAATGTTGGGCGGCAAAGGCAAACCTTGCCACTTATTATTTTTCCCGCGGCGATTTCGAAAAAGCTTCCGAGCTTTACGAATCCGCAGCGAAGTTGAACGTAAAAAAAGAGAAATATCTCAGAGGCCTCGGTAAGACGGCCGCTTCCGCAGCCGATTCGGACAAGGAATAA